In the Chlorobium limicola DSM 245 genome, one interval contains:
- a CDS encoding Sec-independent protein translocase subunit TatA/TatB, with translation MFGLGGQELILILLIILLLFGAKKLPELARGLGKGMKEFKKAQTEIEDEFNKVVDEPPRKTPENSTGSKS, from the coding sequence ATGTTCGGATTAGGCGGTCAGGAACTTATTCTTATTCTTCTGATCATACTGCTTCTGTTCGGCGCCAAAAAACTGCCCGAACTTGCCCGAGGCCTTGGCAAGGGTATGAAAGAGTTCAAAAAAGCTCAGACTGAAATCGAGGATGAGTTCAACAAGGTTGTTGATGAACCACCCAGGAAAACACCGGAAAATTCAACCGGCTCGAAATCCTGA
- a CDS encoding phosphatidylserine decarboxylase, producing MLTPYGYPTILKTACIAILLSGAAHLFAKPLLPEALIFSVFLLLFTLYFFRDPIRTPPDKKRTVLAPADGKVLLVKPVNNHFTGPSSTLVSIFMSPFNVHVNRIPVDGTVTLLSYHQGTFMMAFDHRSLESNEKMEIGIENKELKLHFSQVSGFLARRIICSLQQGEQVERGKRFGMIRFGSRVDVIVPAHVEVTVKAGQHTKAGETVIARF from the coding sequence ATGCTCACACCTTACGGTTACCCGACGATCCTGAAAACTGCATGTATCGCGATACTGTTATCCGGCGCTGCACACCTGTTCGCAAAGCCGCTGCTTCCCGAAGCCCTGATCTTCTCGGTATTCCTGCTCTTGTTCACGCTGTATTTTTTTCGTGACCCGATACGAACCCCGCCGGACAAGAAAAGAACGGTTCTGGCGCCCGCTGACGGCAAGGTACTGCTGGTCAAGCCGGTAAACAACCATTTTACCGGTCCGTCGTCAACTCTGGTAAGTATTTTCATGTCTCCGTTCAACGTACACGTCAACCGCATACCAGTAGATGGAACGGTTACCCTTCTCTCCTATCACCAGGGCACCTTCATGATGGCTTTCGATCACCGCAGTCTTGAGAGTAATGAAAAAATGGAAATCGGTATTGAAAACAAAGAGCTGAAACTGCATTTCAGCCAGGTATCGGGATTTCTGGCAAGGCGGATCATCTGTTCCCTGCAGCAGGGAGAGCAGGTGGAACGGGGAAAGCGCTTCGGCATGATCAGGTTCGGCTCCCGTGTCGATGTTATCGTTCCCGCGCATGTCGAGGTAACCGTAAAAGCAGGTCAGCATACAAAAGCAGGTGAAACCGTGATTGCCAGATTCTGA
- the tilS gene encoding tRNA lysidine(34) synthetase TilS encodes MKRLEKTFLQQLRNRRLVAEGEHLLVAVSGGPDSMALLYLLCAVASVVRCRISVAHCNFQLRGEESDSDERFVMEQCRLLGVECFSRQFDTAAVSASWKKSVEETARLQRYSWFETLLQEREMTKIATGHHVSDNAETILFNLFRGTSLLGLKGIRAMHGRVIRPLLLLHKSDILGYLQEKEIPFRTDASNESIDYDRNFIRNRVIPLIEERFEHKLTVSLQRLSEQAGELEAFLEGYFERLAEERPALFPAEGRLDVAELRKLSLFEQKEIFKRALQESGASPDAAILQRLVSLLDSQPGKKIVVNGKLVVEWKGGHLLFLVSP; translated from the coding sequence GTGAAGCGTCTCGAAAAAACATTTCTGCAGCAGCTGCGGAACCGTCGGCTTGTCGCAGAGGGAGAACATCTTCTTGTTGCTGTATCGGGAGGTCCGGACTCCATGGCCCTTCTGTATCTGCTCTGCGCAGTCGCATCGGTTGTGCGGTGCCGGATCAGTGTTGCGCATTGCAATTTTCAGCTTCGCGGCGAAGAAAGTGACTCCGATGAACGGTTTGTCATGGAACAGTGCCGGCTTCTGGGAGTCGAGTGTTTCAGCAGACAGTTCGATACCGCAGCGGTTTCTGCGAGCTGGAAGAAATCGGTTGAAGAGACTGCCAGACTGCAGCGTTACAGCTGGTTTGAAACGCTGCTTCAGGAGCGGGAGATGACGAAAATCGCAACCGGTCACCATGTCAGCGACAATGCAGAAACCATATTGTTCAATCTTTTCCGCGGCACTTCGCTGCTTGGCCTTAAAGGTATAAGGGCTATGCACGGCAGGGTAATCCGGCCTCTCCTGCTTCTGCACAAGTCCGATATTCTCGGCTATCTGCAGGAAAAAGAGATTCCGTTTCGAACCGATGCCTCCAACGAGAGCATCGATTACGACAGAAACTTTATCCGCAATCGGGTCATTCCGCTTATCGAGGAGCGTTTCGAGCATAAACTTACGGTCTCCCTGCAACGTCTTTCGGAACAGGCCGGTGAGCTGGAGGCCTTTCTCGAAGGATATTTCGAGCGCCTTGCAGAAGAGCGTCCGGCTCTTTTTCCTGCAGAAGGCCGACTGGATGTCGCAGAGCTCAGAAAACTTTCTCTTTTTGAACAGAAAGAGATTTTCAAACGAGCGCTTCAGGAATCCGGAGCATCGCCGGATGCGGCTATACTGCAGCGTCTGGTTTCGCTGCTTGACTCGCAGCCGGGGAAAAAAATCGTCGTGAACGGCAAGCTTGTCGTGGAATGGAAAGGAGGCCACCTTTTGTTTCTGGTATCTCCATGA
- the rnhA gene encoding ribonuclease HI, translating into MKKRVTIYTDGACSGNPGRGGWGALMMYGTVNRELSGYEPATTNNRMELTAAIEGLDALKEPCVVDLYSDSAYLVNALNQGWLKRWTTNNWTTSAKKSVENIDLWKKILKLVTLHQVTFHKVKGHSDNPFNNRCDELARQAIKNNS; encoded by the coding sequence ATGAAAAAAAGAGTTACCATCTATACCGACGGAGCCTGCAGCGGCAATCCCGGCAGAGGCGGCTGGGGAGCCCTCATGATGTACGGTACGGTCAACCGTGAGCTTTCCGGCTATGAACCGGCAACCACCAACAACCGCATGGAGCTTACCGCGGCTATCGAAGGACTCGATGCCCTGAAGGAACCCTGCGTCGTTGATCTCTACAGTGATTCCGCTTATCTGGTCAATGCCCTGAATCAGGGCTGGCTGAAGCGCTGGACAACGAACAACTGGACGACTTCCGCAAAAAAAAGTGTCGAGAATATCGACCTCTGGAAAAAAATCCTGAAGTTGGTTACATTGCATCAGGTTACCTTTCACAAGGTCAAAGGGCACAGCGACAATCCGTTCAACAACCGCTGCGACGAACTGGCCCGCCAGGCCATCAAAAACAACTCCTGA
- the rpmB gene encoding 50S ribosomal protein L28, with protein MSKVCVLTGKRPKYGNNVSHANNHTRTRFEPNLHTKRIWIEEEKCWVKVKLSAKAMKIISKTGTAKLAALLK; from the coding sequence ATGTCCAAAGTTTGTGTCCTGACCGGAAAAAGACCGAAGTATGGCAATAATGTTTCCCATGCCAATAATCACACCCGTACCCGTTTTGAGCCGAACCTCCATACAAAAAGGATATGGATTGAAGAAGAAAAGTGCTGGGTGAAAGTTAAACTGTCAGCCAAAGCCATGAAAATCATTTCCAAAACAGGCACCGCCAAACTTGCCGCACTCTTGAAATAA
- the chlG gene encoding chlorophyll synthase ChlG encodes MNGNDTLHPDIQPSISDKLRMSGVSASRQKAIQQALENVNKPGFRIEPSAILPLMKPVTWFPPMWAFACGVVSTGEPLASNWSILLRGVILAGPLMCAMSQTMNDYFDREVDAINEPDRPIPSGKISKSASWLITFGLIITGFLVALSIHPYVVAIAFVGVLMSHAYSGPPIRAKRNGWFGNLIVGLAYEGVAWLTGSFAITQGVPSSETIALAIIFSLGAHGIMTLNDFKSVVGDNIRKVASIPVQLGEKKAAVLASVIMDLAQIAAISILVMKESWTTTALALLLLVAQLPMQKILIANPGEKAVWYNAFGTLLYVLSMMVCAAGIRP; translated from the coding sequence ATGAACGGAAACGACACCCTGCATCCGGATATCCAGCCAAGCATCAGTGATAAACTGCGCATGTCGGGAGTGAGCGCTTCCCGGCAGAAAGCTATTCAGCAGGCTCTGGAAAATGTCAATAAACCAGGGTTCAGAATCGAGCCGTCGGCCATTCTTCCGCTTATGAAACCCGTCACCTGGTTTCCTCCCATGTGGGCATTCGCCTGTGGTGTAGTCTCAACCGGCGAGCCTCTTGCATCAAACTGGTCGATCCTGCTCCGCGGCGTCATTCTGGCCGGACCGCTCATGTGCGCGATGTCGCAGACCATGAACGACTATTTCGACCGCGAGGTCGATGCCATCAACGAGCCCGACCGCCCTATTCCTTCAGGCAAGATATCGAAATCAGCCAGCTGGCTTATCACGTTCGGACTCATCATAACCGGCTTTCTGGTAGCTCTTTCGATTCACCCCTATGTCGTCGCCATCGCATTTGTCGGGGTGCTGATGTCGCATGCCTACTCCGGTCCGCCGATCAGAGCCAAACGAAACGGATGGTTCGGGAACCTGATCGTGGGGCTCGCCTATGAAGGCGTGGCCTGGCTGACGGGCAGTTTTGCCATCACCCAGGGAGTACCGTCGTCGGAAACCATCGCCCTGGCGATCATATTTTCGCTTGGAGCTCACGGCATCATGACGCTCAACGATTTCAAGTCGGTCGTTGGCGACAACATCCGTAAAGTCGCCTCCATACCAGTGCAGCTCGGGGAGAAAAAAGCAGCCGTACTGGCATCGGTGATCATGGACCTCGCTCAGATTGCCGCCATCTCGATCCTTGTAATGAAAGAGTCCTGGACGACAACCGCATTAGCCCTGCTGCTGCTGGTCGCCCAGCTACCCATGCAGAAAATCCTTATTGCGAATCCAGGAGAAAAAGCCGTCTGGTACAACGCATTCGGCACGCTGCTCTATGTGCTTTCCATGATGGTATGTGCCGCAGGCATACGCCCGTAA
- the trpD gene encoding anthranilate phosphoribosyltransferase, with amino-acid sequence MGHKDFLHKLLSGDHFSQEEMTQCMNAIMNGVFPDTVIAALLALLEHKGVTSTEVAGAYYSLIAKANTIDLSPDAVDTCGTGGDHAGTYNISTIGSIIANSTGVSIAKHGNRSVTSSCGSADVLEELGFRIDLPVEATVELYARTGFSFLFAPLFHPSMKRVAHIRKELGIRTIFNMLGPLINPARSKRQLVGVYSSELMELYTEVLLQTGTRHAMIVHAMTEEGVSLDEPSLNGPTYIVEIQNGYVCRHTVYPEDFGLDRHPLSAIQGGERKQNAAIIRSILDGSASPAQIDAALYTSAMACYVSGHARCIDDGLTISRESLESGDTDRKFREILDFNAELSARYREAVN; translated from the coding sequence ATGGGCCACAAGGATTTTCTTCACAAGCTGCTCTCCGGAGACCATTTTTCGCAGGAGGAGATGACTCAGTGCATGAACGCCATCATGAACGGGGTTTTTCCTGATACCGTTATTGCCGCTCTGCTCGCTCTTCTGGAGCACAAAGGGGTAACCTCCACAGAAGTTGCCGGAGCGTATTACAGTCTTATCGCAAAGGCCAACACCATCGATCTCTCTCCCGATGCCGTCGATACCTGCGGTACCGGCGGCGATCATGCCGGCACCTACAATATTTCCACTATCGGCTCAATCATCGCCAACAGCACCGGCGTTTCCATTGCCAAACACGGAAACCGTTCGGTTACAAGCAGCTGCGGCAGCGCCGACGTGCTCGAGGAGCTTGGATTCCGTATCGACCTGCCTGTGGAAGCCACCGTGGAACTCTATGCCCGGACAGGGTTTTCATTCCTCTTCGCCCCGCTCTTCCACCCGTCGATGAAACGGGTTGCCCATATACGCAAGGAACTTGGCATAAGAACCATATTCAACATGCTCGGCCCTCTTATCAACCCTGCGCGATCAAAAAGGCAGCTTGTCGGTGTTTACAGCAGCGAGCTCATGGAACTCTATACCGAAGTGCTCCTGCAGACCGGTACACGCCACGCCATGATTGTGCATGCGATGACTGAAGAAGGCGTCTCCCTCGATGAACCAAGTCTTAACGGACCGACCTATATTGTTGAAATCCAGAACGGATATGTCTGTCGGCATACAGTCTATCCGGAGGATTTCGGTCTCGACAGACATCCGCTTTCGGCCATTCAGGGAGGAGAGCGAAAGCAGAATGCCGCTATCATCAGAAGCATTCTCGATGGCAGCGCTTCACCGGCGCAGATCGATGCAGCTCTCTATACCTCGGCAATGGCCTGTTACGTATCCGGACATGCAAGGTGCATCGATGACGGCCTCACCATATCAAGAGAATCGCTTGAAAGCGGCGATACCGACAGAAAATTCAGGGAGATTCTTGACTTTAACGCAGAACTTTCTGCCCGTTACAGGGAAGCGGTGAACTAA
- a CDS encoding M24 family metallopeptidase, translated as MDHQYFDGYRQAGLSEVRRKMTALNLDALIVSDLSAIRWLTGFSGSNARLLVSPDRCTLFTDFRYREQAAAEVRVAGTVIASDGFAAEVVTGCYPLGAATGIQSDSMTWDEARLLCARLEPMTAPVPVASFFDDLRMVKNHIELMHMRRAASISEQVLEHILPMIRPEVTELDIAAEISYQHKKLGAEKDSFDPIVASGSRAAMPHAKPGAEHFRNGELIVIDMGCVCDGYASDQTRTVALGRVSSEDRAIYRIVEEAQQLAVDSVRCGMKASELDGIARAYIERHGYGEAFGHSLGHGVGIDVHEEPRISSKNCRNLEENMVFTIEPGIYLPGRLGVRIEDTVVLRSDGAHPFQRFTKQLIEL; from the coding sequence ATGGATCATCAGTATTTTGACGGGTATCGTCAGGCAGGGCTTTCGGAAGTTCGCAGAAAAATGACGGCTCTGAATCTTGACGCTTTGATCGTATCCGATCTTTCGGCAATCCGATGGCTTACCGGTTTCAGCGGTTCCAATGCCCGGCTGCTCGTCAGTCCGGACAGATGCACTCTTTTTACGGATTTTCGTTACCGGGAACAGGCCGCTGCAGAGGTCAGAGTGGCCGGGACGGTTATCGCTTCCGACGGTTTTGCGGCAGAGGTCGTTACGGGCTGTTATCCGTTGGGTGCTGCTACCGGCATTCAGTCGGACAGCATGACGTGGGACGAAGCCCGGCTGTTGTGTGCCAGACTGGAACCAATGACGGCGCCAGTGCCGGTCGCATCCTTTTTTGACGATCTCAGAATGGTGAAAAACCATATCGAACTGATGCATATGCGACGGGCGGCAAGCATCAGCGAGCAGGTGCTTGAACACATTCTGCCCATGATCAGACCTGAGGTGACGGAACTCGATATCGCAGCGGAGATCTCTTATCAGCACAAAAAGCTCGGTGCGGAGAAAGACTCGTTCGATCCCATTGTCGCATCCGGTTCACGAGCCGCAATGCCTCACGCCAAGCCGGGAGCTGAGCATTTCAGGAACGGAGAGCTGATTGTGATCGATATGGGTTGCGTCTGTGACGGCTATGCGTCCGATCAGACACGTACCGTAGCGCTTGGCAGGGTTTCTTCTGAAGACAGGGCGATCTACCGTATTGTCGAAGAGGCACAGCAACTTGCCGTCGACAGTGTCCGCTGCGGGATGAAGGCATCCGAACTGGATGGCATTGCCCGGGCATATATTGAGCGGCATGGATATGGCGAGGCGTTTGGACACAGTCTCGGCCATGGGGTTGGAATTGACGTCCACGAAGAGCCTCGCATCAGTTCAAAAAACTGCCGGAATCTTGAAGAAAACATGGTTTTTACCATTGAGCCGGGTATCTATCTTCCGGGCAGACTCGGTGTTCGTATTGAAGATACTGTAGTGCTTCGGAGCGACGGAGCGCATCCGTTCCAGCGTTTCACGAAACAACTGATCGAACTGTAA
- the cutA gene encoding divalent-cation tolerance protein CutA codes for MNEEYCMVVTTIPGMEEAEQLAEGILNNRLAACVQMTGIRSLFLWEGEMQREAEVLLLIKTTVSRYSDLESYISEYHPYDVPEIIRIPVTAGLSGYLDWLRTSTAPVRRA; via the coding sequence ATGAACGAAGAGTACTGTATGGTCGTCACGACAATTCCAGGCATGGAAGAGGCCGAACAGCTTGCCGAAGGGATTCTCAACAACCGGCTTGCCGCCTGTGTCCAGATGACCGGCATTCGGAGTCTCTTTCTCTGGGAGGGGGAGATGCAGCGAGAGGCGGAAGTGCTTCTTCTGATCAAAACAACCGTCTCCCGTTATTCCGATCTCGAATCGTACATCAGCGAGTACCACCCCTACGACGTTCCTGAAATCATCCGAATCCCCGTTACCGCAGGACTATCGGGCTATCTCGACTGGCTCCGGACATCAACGGCTCCGGTTCGACGGGCATAA
- a CDS encoding lysylphosphatidylglycerol synthase transmembrane domain-containing protein codes for MTNRKQNISKLLKTLVQLLVTVLALYLVLTKIDTAKLLEIIRGANPWYLLLAFVFFNISKIINALRLNRFFRDIGIDLSSLYNLKLYYLGMFYNLFLPGGIGGDGYKIYILQKNHGIKMLNVFHAVFWDRLCGIIALAVLSLILLIPSSFALKLPELVPYAWAALALLYPVSFLLNRLFYTQFLQSFAVTAWESMLIQVTQVVSAFFILLAISPAHHAIDYLAIFLISSIATVLPITVGGAGAREVTFYYLLGYLSLDTGIGVALSLIFFGISAISALPGIMGRTRHEKSSSQENTGG; via the coding sequence TTGACAAACCGTAAGCAAAACATATCGAAGCTTCTCAAAACCCTTGTTCAGCTTCTGGTTACCGTCCTGGCCCTCTACCTTGTTCTGACGAAAATCGATACGGCCAAACTGCTGGAAATCATTCGGGGAGCGAACCCCTGGTATCTCCTGCTGGCATTCGTATTTTTCAATATCTCGAAAATCATCAACGCCCTGCGCCTCAACCGTTTTTTTCGGGATATCGGCATCGATCTCTCATCGCTGTATAACCTGAAGCTCTACTACCTCGGCATGTTCTACAACCTTTTCCTTCCCGGAGGTATCGGCGGCGACGGTTATAAAATCTACATTCTTCAGAAAAACCACGGCATAAAAATGCTCAACGTTTTTCATGCCGTTTTCTGGGACCGACTCTGCGGCATCATCGCGCTTGCCGTACTCTCGCTCATTCTTCTTATTCCAAGCAGCTTCGCCCTGAAGCTTCCTGAACTGGTGCCCTACGCATGGGCCGCGCTGGCTCTTCTCTACCCGGTGTCGTTCCTCCTCAACAGGCTCTTCTACACGCAGTTCCTGCAGAGCTTCGCCGTCACGGCATGGGAATCGATGCTGATCCAGGTCACCCAGGTCGTCTCCGCATTCTTCATACTCTTGGCCATATCTCCAGCCCATCACGCCATCGACTATCTGGCGATCTTTCTCATATCGAGCATAGCCACCGTCCTGCCGATAACGGTAGGTGGAGCTGGAGCGAGGGAGGTCACCTTCTACTATCTGCTCGGTTATCTCTCTCTCGATACCGGCATCGGCGTGGCGCTCTCGCTGATCTTTTTCGGCATATCGGCAATCTCGGCCCTGCCGGGCATTATGGGTCGAACCCGACACGAAAAAAGCTCCTCACAGGAAAATACAGGCGGGTAA
- a CDS encoding glycosyltransferase family 2 protein, which translates to MKLSVVIPVMNETENIRPLFQALEISLRSIDHEIILVDDGSTDGTVAAVEACAPPNARLIVLNKNYGQTTAMAAGIEYAEGELIATMDGDLQNDPADIPMMMRYLEEEDLDVVAGRRASRKDGMMLRKIPSAIANAMIRTLTDVHIRDYGCTLKVFKKDVAKNLGLYGELHRFIPVLVQLYGARMAEVDVRHHPRKYGHSKYGIGRTSKVLSDLLFMVFFQKYGQKPMHLFGTLGFLSFFLGIAVNLYLLALKILGHEIGGRPLLSLGIILTFIGIQLITSGFVAEFIMRTYYESQNKKPYIIRKIVDKP; encoded by the coding sequence ATGAAACTCTCGGTGGTCATACCGGTCATGAACGAAACGGAGAATATTCGGCCGCTTTTTCAGGCGCTCGAAATTTCGCTCCGCTCCATCGATCACGAAATCATTCTCGTCGACGACGGCTCTACCGACGGAACCGTAGCCGCAGTGGAAGCCTGCGCTCCACCTAACGCCCGGCTGATCGTGCTGAACAAAAACTACGGACAGACAACTGCCATGGCGGCCGGTATTGAATATGCGGAGGGAGAGCTGATCGCCACCATGGACGGCGACCTGCAGAATGACCCCGCCGATATTCCCATGATGATGCGTTATCTCGAAGAAGAGGATCTCGACGTGGTTGCCGGACGCAGGGCATCGAGAAAAGACGGCATGATGCTGCGCAAGATTCCGAGCGCCATCGCCAACGCCATGATCAGAACCCTCACCGACGTACATATCCGCGATTACGGCTGCACCCTGAAGGTGTTCAAAAAGGATGTCGCCAAAAATCTCGGTCTCTACGGCGAACTGCACCGTTTCATCCCGGTGCTTGTGCAGCTCTACGGCGCCAGGATGGCCGAAGTGGATGTACGGCACCACCCGAGAAAATACGGCCATTCGAAATACGGTATCGGCAGAACCTCGAAGGTGCTCAGCGACCTGCTCTTCATGGTCTTTTTTCAGAAATACGGGCAGAAACCCATGCACCTGTTCGGAACCCTCGGTTTTCTCTCTTTTTTTCTGGGAATTGCCGTCAATCTTTACCTGCTCGCCCTGAAGATTCTGGGCCATGAGATCGGCGGACGTCCCCTGCTCTCGCTCGGCATCATTCTGACCTTTATCGGCATACAGCTCATCACCAGCGGGTTTGTCGCCGAGTTCATCATGCGCACCTATTACGAGTCGCAGAACAAGAAACCCTACATCATCAGAAAAATCGTTGACAAACCGTAA
- a CDS encoding ArnT family glycosyltransferase: protein MHSSLQQSGEQRQVLLLAVLVGISFFAGLGSAPLFDVDEGAFSEATREMIASGNYLTTYLNGHPRFDKPVLIYWFQVLSVKTFGLNEFAFRFPSAAASAIWAAALYRFTRMELGRETAFPATLFMVLSLQVTIIAKAAIADGLLNCCLAVTMFAVYTHYRTGSPASRYLAFAAAGLGVLTKGPVAILIPGAVSFLFFMQQGELKKWLKTVLNLRAILLFLAIVMPWYTLEYLDQGMAFVEGFLFKHNVNRFSSSLEGHSGSLFYYFPVLLIGLMPFTGMLFTILFNLKKLLSEPLNRYLLIWFAFVFVFFSLSGTKLPHYMIYGYTPLFILMARLFAEVKKPRILVLWPVFFLLLFAALPLLIPVAAARIDDLYILAVLDSALRLTGTDHSLLLAGAALLIAALQFVPAFSPRSRLVAGGLVFCLCINFHIMPLAARLLQEPVKEAALLSKSRGYKVVMWKVYYPSFLLYSHSFAEKRAPEKGEIVLTTVKYLERLENPELLYSKHGIVLVKNNEMRPRP, encoded by the coding sequence ATGCACTCATCCCTTCAACAATCCGGTGAGCAGAGACAGGTGCTGCTCCTGGCGGTGCTTGTCGGCATAAGTTTTTTCGCAGGACTCGGCTCCGCTCCGCTTTTCGACGTCGATGAAGGCGCGTTCAGCGAAGCCACGCGCGAAATGATCGCGAGTGGCAACTACCTGACCACCTACCTGAACGGTCATCCGCGCTTCGACAAACCGGTGCTGATATACTGGTTCCAGGTGCTCAGCGTAAAAACGTTCGGGCTCAACGAGTTCGCGTTCCGCTTCCCCTCGGCTGCCGCATCGGCAATCTGGGCCGCCGCGCTGTACCGGTTCACCCGCATGGAACTCGGCCGCGAAACGGCCTTTCCTGCCACGCTCTTCATGGTGCTCTCACTCCAGGTAACCATTATCGCAAAAGCCGCAATCGCCGACGGTCTCCTGAACTGCTGCCTTGCCGTCACTATGTTCGCCGTATATACGCACTACAGAACCGGCTCGCCAGCATCGCGTTATCTGGCGTTTGCAGCCGCCGGACTGGGAGTGCTGACCAAGGGACCGGTAGCCATCCTGATCCCCGGAGCCGTCTCCTTTCTCTTTTTCATGCAGCAGGGAGAGCTGAAAAAATGGCTCAAAACCGTGTTGAACCTTCGGGCGATCCTGCTGTTTCTGGCTATTGTCATGCCCTGGTACACCCTCGAATACCTCGATCAGGGAATGGCGTTCGTCGAAGGGTTTCTTTTCAAGCACAACGTCAACCGGTTCAGCTCCTCCCTTGAAGGGCACTCCGGATCGCTTTTCTACTACTTTCCGGTGCTCCTGATCGGGCTTATGCCCTTTACCGGCATGCTCTTCACCATACTCTTCAACCTGAAAAAACTGCTCAGCGAACCGCTGAACCGTTATCTCCTCATCTGGTTCGCCTTTGTCTTCGTCTTTTTTTCGCTCTCCGGCACCAAGCTGCCACACTACATGATTTACGGCTATACGCCGCTCTTCATCCTTATGGCCAGGCTCTTTGCGGAAGTGAAAAAACCCCGCATCCTGGTGCTCTGGCCGGTATTTTTTCTCCTGCTTTTCGCAGCGCTGCCGCTCCTCATTCCGGTTGCCGCCGCCCGGATCGACGACCTCTACATCCTTGCCGTGCTCGACAGCGCCCTTCGGCTCACCGGCACAGACCACTCGCTTCTGCTTGCCGGCGCGGCTCTCCTGATTGCGGCGCTGCAGTTCGTCCCGGCCTTCTCCCCCCGAAGCCGGCTTGTCGCCGGCGGCCTCGTTTTCTGCCTCTGCATCAACTTCCACATCATGCCGCTCGCAGCGCGTCTGCTTCAGGAGCCGGTAAAGGAGGCCGCCCTGCTCTCGAAAAGCAGAGGGTACAAAGTTGTGATGTGGAAAGTTTACTACCCCTCTTTTTTGCTATATTCCCACTCTTTCGCTGAAAAACGGGCGCCGGAAAAGGGAGAAATCGTGCTGACGACCGTCAAATACCTTGAACGGCTCGAAAATCCCGAGCTGCTCTACAGCAAGCACGGCATTGTGCTGGTAAAAAACAACGAAATGAGGCCCCGCCCATGA
- a CDS encoding phosphatase PAP2 family protein, with protein MTARHYWIIASATTLLFGLLSYLFLDIPTALWFANLKETGFYRSFKLITRMGESQWYLATALLCYLLLRKTKPAAASSGLLLFSSVALSGLSADLFKFLLGRARPKLYFRDAIYGFDFFHLEHAWTSFPSGHSATAFSVASTLCLLFPRYRIVFFLWAALIAFSRVATTQHYLSDVLAGSLLGAASTAFLYHRYFKNPSHALIPSTIR; from the coding sequence ATGACGGCACGCCACTACTGGATCATCGCGTCTGCAACAACCCTGCTCTTTGGACTCCTGAGCTACCTTTTTCTGGATATTCCGACAGCGCTCTGGTTCGCTAACCTTAAAGAGACCGGATTCTACCGCTCCTTCAAACTCATTACGCGAATGGGGGAGTCTCAATGGTACCTTGCCACGGCTCTCCTCTGCTATCTGCTGCTGCGTAAAACGAAACCGGCCGCCGCATCGTCGGGATTGCTGCTCTTCTCTTCCGTGGCGCTCTCGGGTCTCTCGGCCGACCTCTTTAAGTTTCTGCTTGGCAGGGCCCGACCGAAACTCTATTTCAGGGATGCAATCTACGGCTTCGACTTCTTCCATCTCGAACATGCATGGACCTCTTTTCCGTCAGGCCATTCAGCCACGGCTTTCAGCGTTGCCTCGACACTCTGCCTGCTTTTTCCTCGATACCGGATCGTTTTCTTTCTGTGGGCGGCGCTGATCGCCTTCAGCCGTGTCGCAACAACCCAGCACTACCTGAGCGATGTGCTTGCCGGATCGCTGCTCGGGGCTGCTTCGACGGCATTTCTCTATCATCGGTACTTCAAAAACCCATCGCATGCACTCATCCCTTCAACAATCCGGTGA